A window from Sphingopyxis alaskensis RB2256 encodes these proteins:
- a CDS encoding DMT family transporter translates to MSAAPTTLLSPRVLLPFLLVTLIWGSTWIVIKGQLGVVPPSWSVTYRFAIAAAAMFAFALIRGERLRLDKRAMLFAAALGVAQFALNFNFVYRAEQHITSGLVAVLFALLIVPNTLMGRAFLKTPLEGRFLLGAGIAIVGVGLMILHEYRAAALGAGEVLLGTALTLAGVMSASIANVMQGTAIARAQSMVVMIGWAMLFGALADGAWAWITTGPPVVEPTAVYLGGVLYLGVVASAVTFPLYFNVIRAVGPGQAAWSSVLIPIIAMGFSTAFEDYRWAMLSVAGGIVALIGLVIAVARRPERPSVSGNMVSLPVDSDG, encoded by the coding sequence ATGAGCGCCGCGCCGACGACGCTGCTCAGCCCGCGCGTCCTGTTGCCCTTTCTTCTGGTGACGCTGATCTGGGGGTCGACGTGGATCGTCATCAAGGGACAGCTCGGCGTCGTGCCGCCCAGCTGGTCGGTGACCTATCGCTTCGCCATCGCCGCCGCGGCGATGTTCGCCTTTGCGCTCATCCGCGGCGAGCGGCTGCGGCTCGACAAGCGCGCGATGCTCTTCGCCGCGGCACTTGGGGTCGCGCAATTCGCCCTGAACTTCAACTTCGTCTACCGGGCGGAGCAGCATATCACGTCGGGCCTTGTCGCGGTGCTGTTCGCGCTGCTGATCGTTCCCAATACGTTGATGGGACGCGCTTTCCTCAAGACACCGCTGGAGGGGCGCTTTCTGCTCGGCGCGGGGATCGCGATCGTCGGCGTGGGCCTGATGATCCTGCACGAATATCGCGCCGCGGCGCTGGGCGCGGGCGAGGTGCTGCTCGGCACCGCGCTGACGCTCGCTGGCGTGATGAGCGCCTCGATCGCCAATGTCATGCAGGGCACCGCGATCGCGCGCGCGCAATCAATGGTCGTGATGATCGGCTGGGCGATGCTGTTCGGCGCGCTCGCCGACGGCGCCTGGGCGTGGATCACCACCGGCCCGCCGGTGGTCGAGCCGACGGCGGTGTATCTGGGCGGCGTTCTCTATCTGGGCGTCGTCGCCAGCGCCGTGACCTTCCCCCTCTACTTCAACGTCATCCGTGCGGTCGGGCCGGGGCAGGCGGCGTGGTCGAGCGTGCTCATCCCGATCATCGCGATGGGCTTTTCGACGGCGTTCGAGGATTATCGCTGGGCGATGCTGTCGGTCGCGGGCGGTATCGTCGCGCTGATCGGGCTGGTGATCGCGGTCGCCAGGCGTCCCGAGCGTCCGTCGGTCAGCGGCAATATGGTGTCTTTGCCGGTCGATTCCGACGGTTGA
- a CDS encoding alpha/beta hydrolase family protein → MIRKLLVFAVAATLAQPAFAQPFCQAGAYRGADGDFVALAKSTVNPAGGLRYLFRDGRRGSTGDADAPLDCAPDGVRIGKGAEAETWARIALRETPATFDSAGSKLSGMLIEPPGSDPQRPLVVMVHGSERTSPIGGIYGYAMAAQGLSVFVYDKRGTGASEGEYTQNFELLARDAAAALGQARAMLPGHAGRAGFFGGSQGGWVAPLAATLTPADFVAVGFGLVASPIEEDREQMISEVRAAGLGADAEALVNRLSAATARLLLSNFKDGYVELDAARAALADKPWATQIRGEHSGMMLRMSNAELRRIGRARFDNLELIWDYDAVAALRRLRTPLLWVLAGEDREAPIETTRAALAELRAAGQPIDVYLFPGTDHGMIEFTTGPDGKRSYTRITDGYLKLLGDWMKGEARGTYGRAETLTPTPR, encoded by the coding sequence ATGATACGCAAACTTCTCGTTTTCGCCGTCGCGGCGACTCTTGCTCAGCCAGCCTTTGCTCAACCGTTCTGTCAAGCGGGCGCTTATCGCGGCGCCGACGGCGACTTTGTCGCGCTGGCAAAATCGACGGTCAATCCGGCGGGCGGGCTACGCTATCTGTTCCGTGACGGGCGCCGCGGATCGACGGGCGATGCCGACGCGCCGCTCGATTGCGCTCCCGACGGCGTGCGCATTGGCAAGGGCGCCGAGGCGGAGACGTGGGCGCGCATCGCCCTTCGCGAAACCCCGGCGACCTTCGACAGCGCGGGATCCAAATTGTCGGGCATGTTGATCGAACCGCCGGGCAGCGATCCGCAGCGGCCGCTGGTGGTGATGGTCCATGGCTCCGAACGCACGTCGCCGATCGGCGGCATCTATGGCTATGCGATGGCGGCGCAAGGTCTGTCGGTGTTCGTCTATGATAAACGCGGCACCGGCGCATCGGAGGGCGAATATACGCAGAACTTCGAATTGCTCGCGCGCGACGCCGCTGCGGCACTCGGGCAGGCGCGCGCGATGCTGCCCGGACATGCCGGGAGGGCGGGCTTTTTCGGAGGCAGCCAGGGCGGGTGGGTCGCTCCGCTCGCCGCGACGCTGACCCCCGCCGATTTTGTCGCGGTCGGTTTCGGCCTCGTCGCCTCGCCGATCGAGGAGGACCGCGAGCAGATGATCTCCGAAGTGCGCGCGGCGGGGCTGGGCGCCGATGCCGAAGCGCTCGTTAACCGCCTGTCGGCAGCAACGGCCAGGCTGCTGCTGTCGAACTTCAAGGATGGTTATGTCGAACTCGACGCCGCGCGCGCCGCGCTCGCGGACAAGCCGTGGGCCACGCAGATACGGGGCGAGCACAGCGGGATGATGTTGCGGATGTCCAATGCTGAGCTGCGCCGGATCGGGCGGGCGCGCTTCGACAATCTGGAACTGATCTGGGATTATGACGCGGTGGCGGCGCTGCGCCGGCTTCGCACGCCGCTCTTGTGGGTGCTCGCGGGCGAGGATCGGGAAGCCCCGATCGAAACGACACGCGCCGCGCTGGCCGAATTGCGGGCGGCAGGGCAACCGATCGACGTCTATCTGTTTCCCGGCACCGACCATGGCATGATCGAGTTCACGACCGGCCCCGACGGCAAGCGGTCCTACACGCGCATCACCGACGGCTATCTGAAGCTGCTTGGCGACTGGATGAAGGGCGAGGCGCGCGGCACTTACGGCCGCGCCGAGACGCTGACGCCTACCCCGCGCTGA
- the murA gene encoding UDP-N-acetylglucosamine 1-carboxyvinyltransferase — MDQIVIRGGQRLKGRIPISGAKNAALTLLPCALLTDEPLTLRNLPRLADVDGFGHLLNQLGCSTTIEGSRPEDFGRVMTARATTLTSTVAPYDIVRKMRASILVLGPLLARAGEATVSLPGGCAIGNRPIDLHLKALEAFGAEIELASGYVKAVAAGGRLAGGRFTFPVVSVGATENAVMAAVLAKGTCVLENAAREPEIVDLCNCLVAMGAHIEGIGTETLTIEGVDRLHGATYRVMADRIEAGSYACAAVITEGDVELVGAKASEMEATLAALREAGATVEETKGGIRVAMAGRAQPVTLSTAPYPGFATDMQAQFMAMATLGTGASLFTETIFENRYMHVPELARMGCDIQVKGRTAVVRGVDRLIGAPVMATDLRASMSLIIAGLAAEGTTEVNRVYHLDRGYERLEEKLQAVGADIERISAG; from the coding sequence ATGGATCAAATCGTCATTCGCGGCGGCCAGCGACTCAAGGGCCGTATTCCCATCAGCGGTGCCAAGAACGCCGCGCTCACGCTGCTGCCGTGCGCGCTGCTCACCGACGAGCCGCTGACCTTGCGCAACCTGCCGCGGCTCGCCGACGTCGACGGGTTCGGGCATTTGCTCAACCAGCTTGGTTGTTCGACGACGATCGAGGGATCGCGGCCCGAGGATTTCGGCCGCGTGATGACTGCGCGCGCGACGACGCTGACCTCGACCGTCGCGCCCTATGACATTGTGCGCAAGATGCGCGCGTCGATCCTCGTGCTCGGCCCGCTGCTCGCGCGCGCGGGCGAGGCGACGGTGTCGCTCCCCGGCGGCTGCGCGATCGGCAACCGCCCGATCGACCTGCACCTGAAAGCGCTCGAAGCCTTTGGCGCCGAGATCGAACTGGCGTCGGGTTATGTGAAGGCGGTGGCGGCGGGCGGACGTCTTGCGGGCGGCAGATTCACCTTCCCCGTCGTGTCGGTCGGCGCGACCGAAAATGCGGTGATGGCGGCGGTGCTCGCCAAGGGCACGTGCGTGCTCGAAAATGCGGCGCGCGAGCCCGAGATCGTCGACCTGTGCAACTGCCTTGTCGCGATGGGCGCGCATATCGAGGGCATCGGCACCGAAACGCTGACGATCGAAGGCGTCGACCGCCTGCACGGCGCCACCTATCGCGTGATGGCCGACCGCATCGAGGCGGGAAGCTACGCCTGCGCCGCGGTGATTACCGAGGGCGACGTCGAACTGGTCGGCGCCAAGGCGAGCGAGATGGAAGCGACGCTCGCCGCGCTGCGCGAAGCGGGCGCGACGGTCGAGGAGACAAAGGGCGGCATCCGCGTCGCCATGGCGGGCCGCGCGCAGCCGGTGACGCTGAGCACCGCGCCCTACCCCGGCTTCGCCACCGACATGCAGGCGCAGTTCATGGCGATGGCGACGCTCGGCACCGGCGCGTCGCTGTTCACCGAAACGATCTTCGAGAACCGCTATATGCACGTTCCCGAGCTGGCGCGCATGGGCTGCGACATCCAGGTCAAGGGCCGCACCGCGGTGGTGCGCGGGGTCGACCGGCTGATCGGCGCGCCGGTGATGGCGACCGACCTTCGCGCCTCGATGAGCCTGATCATCGCCGGACTCGCGGCCGAGGGCACAACCGAGGTGAACCGCGTCTATCACCTCGACCGCGGTTACGAGCGGCTGGAGGAAAAGCTCCAGGCCGTGGGCGCCGACATCGAGCGGATCAGCGCGGGGTAG
- a CDS encoding 2-hydroxychromene-2-carboxylate isomerase, giving the protein MVTKSLELIFDFGSPNAYLAMKALPDLLDRTGADLVITPCLLGGIFKATGNKAPMVQYADAPAKLAYENLEMRRFIARHGLTRFRLNPHFPVNTLLIMRGAIVAEDEGLLDDYVDAVNRAMWEEGLKMDDAEVVTSFLSANGFDGPALLARTQEPDIKARLVQNTEAAVARGVFGIPTFFVGDEMFFGKDRLGQVEEALLG; this is encoded by the coding sequence ATGGTGACCAAAAGCCTCGAACTCATCTTTGATTTCGGCAGCCCCAACGCCTATCTGGCGATGAAGGCGCTCCCCGACCTGCTCGACCGCACCGGCGCCGATCTTGTCATTACGCCGTGCCTGCTCGGCGGCATCTTCAAGGCGACGGGGAACAAGGCGCCGATGGTGCAATATGCCGATGCGCCCGCCAAGCTCGCTTACGAGAATCTGGAGATGCGGCGATTCATCGCCCGGCATGGCCTCACCAGATTTCGCCTCAACCCGCATTTCCCGGTCAACACCTTGCTGATCATGCGCGGCGCGATCGTCGCCGAGGACGAGGGCCTTCTCGACGACTATGTCGACGCGGTGAACCGCGCGATGTGGGAGGAAGGGCTGAAGATGGACGATGCGGAGGTCGTTACGTCCTTCCTGTCGGCGAACGGTTTCGACGGTCCGGCATTGCTTGCGCGCACGCAGGAGCCGGACATCAAGGCCAGGCTCGTCCAAAACACCGAAGCCGCGGTCGCGCGCGGGGTGTTCGGCATTCCGACCTTCTTCGTCGGCGACGAGATGTTTTTCGGTAAGGATCGGCTGGGCCAGGTCGAGGAGGCGCTGCTCGGTTGA
- a CDS encoding SDR family NAD(P)-dependent oxidoreductase: MSHPAAVIIGAGDATGGAIARAFAAAGLTACVNRRARNADQLEALAQSIRDAGHKARAFPADARDENAMIELFDTVEAEVGPVEVAVFNIGANVNFPIAETTLRVYTKVWEMACLGGFLMGREAAKRMAPRGRGTIIFTGATASLRGGSGYAAFSGAKGALRMLAQSMARELGPRGIHVAHTVIDGAIDTDFIRGRHPDFDNARAQDLILNPEAIAANYVTLHKQPKSAWTHELDLRPWGETW, translated from the coding sequence ATGTCCCATCCCGCAGCTGTCATCATCGGAGCCGGAGACGCCACCGGCGGCGCGATCGCGCGCGCATTTGCCGCCGCAGGCCTTACCGCCTGCGTCAACCGGCGGGCCCGCAACGCCGACCAGCTCGAAGCCCTCGCCCAGTCGATCCGCGACGCGGGACACAAGGCGCGCGCTTTCCCCGCCGACGCCCGCGACGAGAACGCAATGATCGAGCTGTTCGACACGGTCGAGGCCGAGGTCGGGCCGGTCGAGGTGGCGGTGTTCAACATCGGCGCCAACGTCAATTTCCCGATCGCCGAAACGACGCTGCGCGTTTACACAAAGGTGTGGGAAATGGCGTGTCTCGGCGGCTTCCTGATGGGGCGCGAGGCGGCAAAGCGCATGGCGCCGCGCGGCCGCGGCACGATCATCTTCACCGGCGCAACCGCCAGCTTGCGCGGCGGATCGGGTTACGCCGCCTTTTCGGGTGCGAAGGGGGCGCTCAGGATGCTCGCCCAGTCGATGGCGCGCGAACTGGGGCCGCGGGGCATCCATGTCGCGCACACGGTGATCGACGGCGCGATCGACACCGATTTCATCAGGGGCCGCCACCCCGATTTCGACAATGCAAGGGCGCAGGACCTGATCCTGAACCCAGAGGCCATCGCCGCCAATTATGTGACGCTCCACAAACAGCCGAAAAGCGCGTGGACGCACGAACTCGACCTTCGCCCGTGGGGAGAAACATGGTGA
- a CDS encoding winged helix-turn-helix transcriptional regulator, with protein sequence MPKRADLSDTFCPVGRSAELLGDRAVLLILRDLFFGRRRFEAIATNTRLGPQLVSARLKLLEREGVVERHAYQQRPPRHEYRLTAKGKDLFDVLYAMRNWAERWAYDEGETGSGPAVRYSHRTCGADVGTSTVCPGCGELLRYGDLKGELSAALRAEQAARGA encoded by the coding sequence ATGCCCAAACGCGCAGACCTGTCGGATACTTTCTGCCCCGTCGGGCGCTCGGCGGAATTGCTCGGCGACCGCGCGGTGCTGCTGATCCTGCGCGACCTGTTTTTTGGGCGCCGGCGGTTCGAGGCGATCGCGACGAACACGCGGCTGGGGCCGCAGCTCGTGTCGGCGCGGCTGAAGCTGCTGGAACGGGAAGGGGTGGTCGAGCGCCACGCCTATCAGCAGCGACCGCCACGCCACGAATATCGCCTGACCGCGAAGGGTAAAGACCTGTTCGACGTCCTCTATGCGATGCGCAACTGGGCTGAACGCTGGGCCTATGACGAGGGTGAGACGGGGTCGGGCCCGGCCGTGCGCTATAGTCATCGCACATGCGGTGCCGACGTCGGGACGTCGACAGTCTGTCCCGGCTGCGGCGAGTTACTGCGCTACGGTGATCTGAAAGGGGAGCTCTCCGCAGCGCTCAGGGCCGAGCAGGCGGCCAGGGGCGCCTAG
- the clpS gene encoding ATP-dependent Clp protease adapter ClpS, with protein sequence MVRAMADKDDDATGTPGVGIATRTRAKPKKPSMYKVLLLNDDYTPMEFVVMVLQRFFNMDIERATQVMLHVHQQGVGVCGVFSYEVAETKVNQVMDAARQNQHPLQCTLEKA encoded by the coding sequence ATGGTCCGCGCCATGGCGGACAAGGACGACGATGCCACCGGCACGCCCGGCGTCGGCATCGCGACGCGCACGCGCGCGAAGCCAAAAAAACCATCGATGTACAAGGTGCTGCTGCTCAACGACGATTATACGCCGATGGAGTTCGTCGTGATGGTGCTGCAACGCTTTTTCAACATGGACATCGAACGCGCGACCCAGGTGATGCTGCACGTCCACCAGCAGGGCGTCGGCGTGTGCGGCGTGTTCAGCTACGAAGTCGCCGAAACCAAGGTCAATCAGGTGATGGACGCCGCGCGGCAGAACCAGCACCCGCTGCAATGCACGCTGGAAAAGGCGTGA
- a CDS encoding phasin family protein: MATKMDSAEKAFEAATLETAAKPVATPAVPAPTAAPAVAPAVAPTKTKPVKAKAKPVAKKAAAPKAAATKAAPAKAAVKKTAPKAAPKSVAATASKGFKTMNDTVKKIAEDAKVRAEALTADFNEKAKEAMAKTSKLAEEAVEFNKANLEALVESGKIAAKGMETLGQEGVAFARKSFEDTTAALKGYTAVKSPTEFFKLYAENSKKAFDAAVAQTSKTSELVVKLTNDSFAPISNRVSVITSKMKAA; encoded by the coding sequence ATGGCTACAAAGATGGATAGTGCCGAAAAGGCTTTCGAAGCCGCGACGCTGGAAACCGCCGCCAAGCCGGTGGCGACTCCTGCTGTCCCGGCTCCGACCGCCGCCCCGGCAGTCGCGCCCGCCGTGGCGCCCACCAAGACGAAGCCGGTGAAGGCAAAAGCCAAGCCGGTTGCAAAAAAGGCCGCTGCTCCCAAGGCCGCTGCCACGAAAGCCGCCCCTGCGAAGGCGGCCGTGAAGAAAACTGCCCCCAAGGCTGCGCCGAAGTCGGTCGCCGCCACCGCCAGCAAAGGATTCAAGACCATGAACGACACCGTCAAGAAAATCGCCGAAGACGCCAAGGTCCGCGCCGAAGCGCTGACCGCCGACTTCAACGAAAAGGCGAAGGAAGCGATGGCCAAGACCAGCAAGCTTGCCGAAGAAGCCGTCGAGTTCAACAAGGCGAACCTCGAAGCGCTCGTCGAGTCGGGCAAGATCGCGGCCAAGGGCATGGAAACGCTTGGCCAGGAAGGCGTCGCCTTCGCCCGCAAGAGCTTTGAAGACACGACCGCCGCGCTGAAGGGCTACACCGCCGTCAAGTCGCCGACCGAGTTCTTCAAGCTTTATGCCGAAAACAGCAAGAAGGCGTTCGACGCCGCCGTTGCGCAGACTTCGAAGACCAGCGAACTCGTCGTCAAGCTGACGAATGACAGCTTCGCGCCGATTTCGAACCGCGTTTCGGTCATCACTTCGAAGATGAAGGCCGCCTAA